DNA sequence from the Streptomyces sp. NBC_01264 genome:
CGGCGAGCATCGTCCAGCACCGGCTCGGGGCGGTGAACGCGGCGGCCTTCGACCTGAACGCAGTGTGCAGCGGCTTCGTGTACGCGCTGACGGTCGCCCAGCGGATGCTGTGCGCCGAGCCGGGCGAGCGCTACGGACTGGTCATCGGGGCGGACATCTACTCCCGGATCCTCGACCACTCCGACCGCCGCACCGCCATCCTGTTCGGTGACGGCGCCGGGGCCGTCGTCCTCGGCCCGGCCCCCGAGGACCGCGGCATATTCGCCACGTCGCTCCTCACCCGGGGCGACCAGCACGAGCTGATCGGCGTCCCGGCCGGCGGCAGCCGGACCCCGACCACCGCCCGGACCCTGGACGAGGGCCTGCAGTACTTCCGGATGGACGGCCGACGGGTCCGCGAGTTCGTACAGGACAATCTGCCCGGGGCCGTCGGGGACCTGCTGGCCGGGGCGGGGCTGGACCCGCGGGAGGTCCGTCATGTCGTCGCCCACCAGGCGAACGCGGTGATGCTCCGGGAGATCTGGCCCTCGCTCGGACTGCCCGGGGCCGACTTCCACCTGGCGCTGGAGTCCTACGGCAACACCGGCGCGGCCTCCGTGCCCGTCACCCTCGACCTCGTCCACCGCGACGGCGCCTTCGCCGACGGAGAGGTCGTCCTGCTCACCGGCTTCGGCGGCGGCATGTCGGTGGGCTCGGCGCTGACCCGCTGGCTGCCCACCCGGCACGCCCGGCCGGCCCGGAATCCGGCCTACGCCGCGGCCCCGGTGCGGTCGAGGTGAGGCGCCGGGCGGGACACCGGGTCTACTCGCCTTCGATCGAGTAGATCGCCGCCCTGCTCGAATAGCTCGCGGCTCCGCGTGCCAGTTCGACGCGCGTGTTGATGTTCAGCCTCCGGTAGATCTTCCTGAGGTGGTAATTCACCGTGTGCGCCGACAGGTGAACCCGCTTGGCGATCTGCTGGTTCGTCATCCCCGCGCTCACCAGGTACGCGATGCGCCGCTCCATGTCGGAAAGACCGGACCAGCAGGCGGAATTGAGCGCCGCCCCCTCGGGCTTGCCCTGCGAGGGGTCCGCCTTCGCACCGGAGAGCTTGGCGAGTTCCTCCGTCGCGAGGGCGACCGAGAGCGGGTCCGGCGACTGCGCGATGATGCGCGACAGGACGGCCGGATCGCCGTTCACCAGCGCGTTCGCGTGCAGGGCGCTGAGGCCGAGCACCGAGATGCCGGGATTGTCGCCGGCGAGGCCGTCCACCGTTTCGAGAACGCTGCGCTCCAGCTGGGTGTCGCCCACGTCCAGTGCCAGGCGGACCAGGAAGGCGGCCGCGGCCGGATCCTCGATGTACAGGCTCCGCTGCGTCGGCAGATGGCCGTACGTGATTCGCCCGCGACCTCTTTGATCGGGTCGGCCGGCCGGTCGGCCGTCCACAGCGGGTGACCGGTCACCCAGAACTGCCGGTCGTCCGATTCCGCGCGCCTCGTGGAGCGGCCCATGGCCTCGCGCCGCAACGCACCGCGCGCGGGAGCGGGGATCGACTCGACGACCCCGGTCAGGAGGAAATCGCTCTGGAATACCAGGTGATGTTCCGCCGCGACGACGAAGCCCGAGGATATCGCCTCGTCCAAGGACGAAAGGAGGCTGGCCGCGGATTGGTCCAGCATTCTGGAAACGTCCTCCAGCATGAAGGACCGGCCCAGGACTGCCGCGACCTTGAGGAATCGCTGACATTCCGTACTGAGATCCCCGAGACGGCGCAGGATCCGTTCACCGGCGATGTCCTCACCCGGCCGGCCGGACACCTGGCGCTGGACGGCCATCGCACCGTCGGCCATGGCCTTCGGACTGCGATTCTCCATGAGCGATTTCGTTGCCATTCCCCCGGCCAACCCCCGTAAATAGTCCGCCGCGCTACACCTTCGGCATAGAAGGCTCAACCCTTCTACGGGGATCCTACGAACTCCGGTCCGGTCTTGACTTGGCGAACAGTTGCCACGGACCGCGGCATGTGACCGGGCGGTCGAGGCGCCCTCACCCCGCCAGGGCGAGGGTCAGGGGGAGCACCTGCTCGGCCCCGCTCTGCCGCAGGAGGCGTGCGCCCACGGCCAGGGTCCAGCCGGAGTCGGCGAAGTCGTCGACGAGCAGGACCGGTCCCGGGGTGGCGGCCAGGGCCGCCGCGAGCTCGTCGGGGACGGCGAAGGAGGCGGCCAGGGCGCGCAGCCGCTGGGCGGAGTTGCTGCGGTGCGCGCCGTACTCGCCGGCCTGCGGGGTGTAGGCGAGGCTGCCCAGCAGCGGGAGCCGGCCGACCCTGGCCAGGCCCTCGGCGAGCGAGCCCACCAGCTGCGGGCGGGAGCGGGAGGGCATGGCCACGATCCCCACGGGCCGGGCCGTCGCGCCACCGGCCCAGCCGCCCGGGGAACGCGCCCAGTCGGCCACCACCGTCACCACGGCCGCCAGTACGTCGTCCGGTACCGGCCCGTCCGCGGCCCGCTCCGCCAGCAGCGGGCGCAGCCGGTTGCCCCAGCCGATGTCCGACAGCCGGCCCAGCGCGCGTCCCGTGGCGGCCTGCTGGCCCACGGGGATGCGGCCCTTGAGGTCGACGCCGACCGCGGGCATGCCCGAGGGCCACATCCGGCGGGGCTCCACCTCGACCCCGGGTCGGTCCAGCTCACCGGTCGCCGTGTCGAGGGCCCCGTGGGACACGGCGGGGTCGAGCCAGGGCCCGGCGCAGGAGTCGCAGCGGCCGCAGGGGGTGGCCTTCTCGTCGTCGAGCTGCCGCTGCAGGAACTCCATCCGGCACCCCTTGGTGGCGACGTAGTCCCGCATGGCCTGCTGCTCCGCCTGCCGCTGCCGGGCCACCCACTCGTAGCGCTGCGCGTCGTACTCCCAGGGCTGCCCGGTGGAGGTCCAGCCCCCCTTGACACGCTTGACCGCACCGTCCACGTCCAGGACCTTGAGCATCGTCTCCAGCCGCGAACGCCGCAGGTCCACCAAGGGCTCCAGCGCCGGCAGCGACAGCGGGCGGCCCGCCTGCTCCAGTACGTCCAGGGTCCGCCGGACCTGCTCCTCGGGCGGGAACCCCACCGAGGCGAAGTACGCCCAGATCGCCTCGTCCTCCCGCCCCGGCAGCAGCAGCACGTCGGCGTGGTCCACGCCGCGCCCCGCCCGCCCCACCTGCTGGTAGTAGGCGATCGGGGACGAGGGGGAGCCCAGGTGCACCACGAACCCCAGGTCCGGCTTGTCGAAGCCCATGCCCAGCGCGGAGGTCGCCACCAGCGCCTTCACCCGGTTGGCGAGCAGATCCTCCTCGGCCTGCAGCCGGTCGGCGTTCTCCGTCTTCCCGGTGTACGAAGCCACCGGGTACCCGCGCTGGCGCAGGAAGGCCGCGACCTCTTCCGCGGCGGCCACCGTCAGCGTGTAGATGATCCCCGAGCCCGGCAGGTCCCCCAGCCGCTCCCCCAGCCACGCGAGCCGGTGCGCCGCGTTCGGCAGCTCCAGCACGCCCAGCCGCAGGCTCTCCCGGTCGAGCGGGCCGCGCAGCACCAGGGCGCCGCCGCCTCCCGTGCCCAGCTGCTCGGCCACGTCCGCGGTGACCCGCGCGTTGGCCGTCGCGGTGGTGGCGAGCACGGGCACGCCGGGGGCGAGCTCGGCGAGCATGGTGCGCAGCCGGCGGTAGTCGGGGCGGAAGTCGTGGCCCCAGTCGGAGATGCAGTGGGCCTCGTCGACCACCAGCAGGCCGGTCGTGGCCGCGAGCTTGGGCAGCACCTGCTCGCGGAAGTCCACCGAGTTGAGGCGCTCCGGGCTCACGAGGAGGACGTCGGTCTCGCCCCGCTCGACCTCCCCGTAGATCGTCTCCCACTCCTCCGGGTTGGCCGAGTTGATCGTCCGTGCCTGGATGCCGGCCCGCGCCGCCGCGTCGACCTGGTTGCGCATCAGCGCGAGGAGCGGGGAGATGATCACCGTCGGGCCCGCGCCGCGGCGGCGCAGCAGGGCCGTCGCCACGAAGTAGACCGCCGATTTGCCCCACCCCGTGCGCTGCACCACCAGCGCCCGCCGGCGCTCCTCCACCAGGGCCGACACGGCCTGCCACTGGTCCTCCCGCAGCCGTGCCGCACCCCCCGGGGCGCCGACCAGCTCAGCGAGGACGGCATCGGCTTCAGCGCGGAGCTCCAGGTTGTCCATGCCCCCATGCAACCCGATGCCTAGGACAATCGGCCAATCCACCCAGCGTGACGCGCGGCCCACAAGCCGTCCGGCTCGCCGCGCGACCGCCATGGCGGGCGGCCGCCAGGGCGGTGTTCCCCCTGGTGCCCGCGCTCCGGCCGTGCCCGAATGAGTCATCTTCGGCGTGGCGGGGCAAGGATATGAACGGCATACCGGCGAATTCCGGTCGGCGGCTCCAATTGCTCGTTGCCGCATGCTCACGGGCCACGCGAGAATTGTGTTGCGCGCGTTCGGCTCCGGCTCGACCGCGCTCTCCTGGGCCGTGCCGCGGCGCGCCCGCACCCCAGCTGTGCCCGTTCGCGGGCGTGTACCCGAAGGGAGGACCGTGACCTTCGGATTCGCCCCGCCCTCGACCACGTCCCTGACCACGGCGACCGGCGGCGCCAGCCGGCACGGCAGACTGCTGGAACCCTCCGAGTGGACGTCGTCGGGCGTCCCCCTGCTGCGCAATCCGCGCGAGGTCGTCAGCGGGCTGCACTCACGGCACGGCCCCGTCCCGTCCACAGCGGTGATCGCCGTGCTCGGCCCCGAGGAGCGGCTCGTGGCCAGCGCCTCCTTCGTTCAGCGCTCCACCGCGGCCGACGGCTGGGAGTACCGCAACGCCCTGCTTTCCCGGCTGCGCCGGGTCATCCCGCACGACCTGCGCCGAAGGACCCCGGTACGGACCGCCGTGCTGTTGTTCTGCCGCGACGGCGACGAGCGCTGGACCGAGGAGGACGGGGCCTGGATGTGGGGGTTGCGGGACGCCTGCACCCTGCACGGGCTGCGCTGCGGCGCGTACATCACGCTGACCCGGGGCGGCTGGCAGGTGCTGGGCGAAGGCCGCGGCGGCCGGAGCCCCAGTTCGGACTCCCGGCCTGAGCGCCTCGGGGACACGCCGTCCGAGTTCGCGCCGCTCGCCCTGCGCGGCGGCGGCGGAGCCACGGAGGCCCTGCGCCGCACCGCCGCGCGCTGAGTACGCACCGCCGCTCACGGAGCCCCGCGGCCGCGCGCCGAGCGCGCAGGGCCTCGTACCCGGGAACGACCAACGGCCGTACACCCGGAAACGGGCGTACGGCTGGTCAGACATCCCATGCCGTTTCATGTCAAGAGGGATAGAGCTGGGCGTGGTGTGACCAGGCGGTTGCTTCGTCGTAGTGGGTGCGGGTTTTGAGGCATCCGTGGAGGATGCCGACGAGGCGGTTTCCGACCTGGCGGAGGGCAGGGTTGTAGCCGGCGTCGCGGGCGCGCTGCTTGTCGTAGTAGCGGCGGGCGCCGGGTGAGGTGTTCAGCGCGGAGAACGCCTGGAGTTGCAGGGCCGAGGCGAGGCGGTTGTTGCGGACGTAGCGGGCCTGGACGGTGTGGCTCTTGCCGGAGGCCCGGGTGATAGGGCTGGTCCCGGCGTAGTTCTTGCGGGCCTTCGCGTTGTCGTAGCGGGTGGGGTCGTCCCCGAACTCGGCGAGCACCCGGGCGCCGGTGATCTCCGCGATGCCGGGCATCGAGAGGTAGATCTCAGCGTCCGGGTGCTCAAGAAAATGTGCCTTCACCTGCCTTTCGAGCTCGGCTATCTGCTCGTTCAGACTGATCAGCAGGCGCGCGTGGGCTGTCGCGGCGGCCGCGTAGGCGGCGGTCACCGGTTCGGGCAGACCGAGGTGTTCTTCTCGCAGCGCGGTCTGGATCGTGGCGGCTTTCTGGGGCCGGTTGTGCCGGCGGTGGCGGGTCAGGACCGCGGTGATCTGGGGGCGCGTCAGCTTCGCCGCGGTGGCGGGCGTGGGCGCCTTGATCAGCAGCTCCAGTGCGTCCGTGCTGGTCAGCGCCAAGTCGGCGTAGGCGTCCAGGGCCGCGGGGAAGTACTCGCGCAGCGTATTGCGCAGCCGCTGGAAGGTGCGGGTGCGTTCCCAGATCAGTGTCTGGTGGGCACGGGCGACGACCTTCACGGCCTGGGCCTGCTCGCTGTCTCCAGCGACGGGCCGCAACTGGTCACGGTCGATACGGACCATGTCTGCCAGCGCGTGCGCATCGCCTTTATCGCTCTTGGCGCCGGAGGTTCCGTAGCGTTCCTTGAACCGGTTGACCTGCCTCGGGTTGATCGCGAACACCTGGTAGCCGGAGGCGATCAGGGCCTGCACCCACGGGCCGCGATCGGTCTCGATCCCCACCACCACCTCG
Encoded proteins:
- a CDS encoding 3-oxoacyl-ACP synthase III family protein; protein product: MHPMMGRETRALLAGQSCEPPTLTSGVVIRSIGILGTGAYLPPTEISNEEIAGRAGVTDEWIVRKTGIRSRRRADPGQATSDLAAAAAVRALEQAGVGPEELAYIVVATSTPDHPQPSTASIVQHRLGAVNAAAFDLNAVCSGFVYALTVAQRMLCAEPGERYGLVIGADIYSRILDHSDRRTAILFGDGAGAVVLGPAPEDRGIFATSLLTRGDQHELIGVPAGGSRTPTTARTLDEGLQYFRMDGRRVREFVQDNLPGAVGDLLAGAGLDPREVRHVVAHQANAVMLREIWPSLGLPGADFHLALESYGNTGAASVPVTLDLVHRDGAFADGEVVLLTGFGGGMSVGSALTRWLPTRHARPARNPAYAAAPVRSR
- a CDS encoding response regulator transcription factor, whose amino-acid sequence is MGDTQLERSVLETVDGLAGDNPGISVLGLSALHANALVNGDPAVLSRIIAQSPDPLSVALATEELAKLSGAKADPSQGKPEGAALNSACWSGLSDMERRIAYLVSAGMTNQQIAKRVHLSAHTVNYHLRKIYRRLNINTRVELARGAASYSSRAAIYSIEGE
- a CDS encoding RecQ family ATP-dependent DNA helicase, which translates into the protein MDNLELRAEADAVLAELVGAPGGAARLREDQWQAVSALVEERRRALVVQRTGWGKSAVYFVATALLRRRGAGPTVIISPLLALMRNQVDAAARAGIQARTINSANPEEWETIYGEVERGETDVLLVSPERLNSVDFREQVLPKLAATTGLLVVDEAHCISDWGHDFRPDYRRLRTMLAELAPGVPVLATTATANARVTADVAEQLGTGGGGALVLRGPLDRESLRLGVLELPNAAHRLAWLGERLGDLPGSGIIYTLTVAAAEEVAAFLRQRGYPVASYTGKTENADRLQAEEDLLANRVKALVATSALGMGFDKPDLGFVVHLGSPSSPIAYYQQVGRAGRGVDHADVLLLPGREDEAIWAYFASVGFPPEEQVRRTLDVLEQAGRPLSLPALEPLVDLRRSRLETMLKVLDVDGAVKRVKGGWTSTGQPWEYDAQRYEWVARQRQAEQQAMRDYVATKGCRMEFLQRQLDDEKATPCGRCDSCAGPWLDPAVSHGALDTATGELDRPGVEVEPRRMWPSGMPAVGVDLKGRIPVGQQAATGRALGRLSDIGWGNRLRPLLAERAADGPVPDDVLAAVVTVVADWARSPGGWAGGATARPVGIVAMPSRSRPQLVGSLAEGLARVGRLPLLGSLAYTPQAGEYGAHRSNSAQRLRALAASFAVPDELAAALAATPGPVLLVDDFADSGWTLAVGARLLRQSGAEQVLPLTLALAG
- a CDS encoding IS110 family transposase, with translation MLLIGDDWAEDHHDVEVQDGTGRKLAVATLPEGVEGIAKLHALIAKYGGADVDSAEVVVGIETDRGPWVQALIASGYQVFAINPRQVNRFKERYGTSGAKSDKGDAHALADMVRIDRDQLRPVAGDSEQAQAVKVVARAHQTLIWERTRTFQRLRNTLREYFPAALDAYADLALTSTDALELLIKAPTPATAAKLTRPQITAVLTRHRRHNRPQKAATIQTALREEHLGLPEPVTAAYAAAATAHARLLISLNEQIAELERQVKAHFLEHPDAEIYLSMPGIAEITGARVLAEFGDDPTRYDNAKARKNYAGTSPITRASGKSHTVQARYVRNNRLASALQLQAFSALNTSPGARRYYDKQRARDAGYNPALRQVGNRLVGILHGCLKTRTHYDEATAWSHHAQLYPS